The following nucleotide sequence is from Triticum dicoccoides isolate Atlit2015 ecotype Zavitan chromosome 7B, WEW_v2.0, whole genome shotgun sequence.
TGGGCTCAATTCACCGATGTTACTGCTGACTGACATATGGAATGCTCTTCTGTGTCTGTCTGTGCAGTGCTGTTTCGGAGGGTGGCAGGGATGTCGTCGTCTTCGTCGACCGTGGTCTACGAGGGGTGGATGGTCCGGCATGGCCGCCGCAAGATCGGCCGCTCCTTCATCCACATGCGCTACTTTGTGCTGGAGACCCGGCTCCTGTCGTATTTCAAGCGTAAGCCTCAGCACAAGATGCCCAAGCTCCCCATCAAGTCCCTCCACATCGATGGCAACTGCAGGGTCGAGGACAGGGGCCTCAAGATGCACCATGGCCATGTACGTATCTCCTCCTCTGTCACATGCTTGCAGATCCTTCCTCTCAGCATGGTCTTTGGCCTTGCGCTCCGATTATTTCCTTTGATCATTTGTTCTACCGCAGATGCTTTATGTCTTGAGTGTCTACAACAAAAGGGAGAAGCACCATCGCATCACGGTACCAAAGTCATCCATTCTTCTATTCCTTGTTCCTCTCATCATACACTTAAACGGCAATAATCAGTTTGTTTTATTACTGCACTGCCAGTTAAGCTATCAACCTACTGATGTTGCAATTGATAGACTATTACTGCTTTATTTGCCACTGCTGTATGATTTATTCATTTGGAGGAACTTCTTCTATTGGCGAGAAAAAGAAACATGTTCTGCAAGTCTGctgagttttccaaatgtgaatcctTAATAATCCTACAAGTCATGCCCTTGATGTCAAGTTGATGCTACCTTTCTGTAACTTATACCAGATGGCGGCATTCAATATCCAGGAGGCTCTAATCTGGAAGGAGAAAATTGAGATGGTCATCGATCAGGTTTAACATTTGCAAATCCTAAATCTCGCATATAAATGGTTGCTGTAATCACTCTGAGATTTGCAAACATACACAATATTGGCACCCCTATTAGTGCTTATGAAATCAATCAGGAGTCTGTGACAAAGGCTACTTTTGTTACTTCTTTTTTCATTCACAGACTGAAAACCTTTCATTTCATTGCATATGCACAATTGCACCTAAATTGATTCTTCTAATCTAAACTGATGCAGCAACAAGGTGTAGTATCGCCCGATGGTAATACAGCCTTCAGCTCATCGCAGCAAAATACTAGTGTAGAAAATGGAAGGAAATCTTCTTCTTCTGATCGTGACAGTCAGTAAGTGGCAGATTACCGCATTTCATTTTCCTGTTATGCATTCTGTTTGTACTCTACATGTTGTACACTTTGTCCATTTTAGTTTTTTATGTGCACTTCCATGTATAGGTTCTGTTGTTATAATATCACTAGCGACATCATGAGAACTCATGCGTTGATAATTCTTATACAAATTTGCCAGCATTTTATTCTTATTAATTTATAAGTACTGTGGCTGTGTCACTTGTCTTCCTGTCAGTTGACAACTACTACCTCtaccaaaatataagacatttATATTGGCTAAACTAGCcttcaaaaacgtcttatattttgatgaCGGAAGGAGCAGTATTCTAGCCAGAGCATGATTCACTGTGATGGTTTTCTTCTTTGTTAATAGTTTTTGTTAGTGGCTGAGGAATTTGATTCTGTACTTCCCTGGTATATTTACATGATACCTGTTTTGAAATCCTATTGTATGTTCTAACCTTGTCAACATTTTACGTGGTTGTAGTCACTGTTATATCTTTTATCTCTTCTACTACATCCCTTCCAAACTATAAGGTTTATTTTGACTGTCCTAATTCATGCTTTTGACCAACTAGTCCAATAATATGTAGTTTATCTTCCAGAAAAATTGGCACAATTATATTGTATTCAAAAGCACTTTCATATGATAGTGATTCGGTAACCATTGACTAAATATTGTATGGGATAGTTACGGTCAAGGCATGAATTTGGACAGTCAAAATATACCTTATATTTGGAACGGAGGGACCATTTGGTTATTTCTGTAACTTATGACATTATGAACCTAGGATTTGATCGAGACTGAAGAAAGAAGGGAACATGACTTGGAACCGTTTTAAATGCCTTAGTAATTTGCTTATAAAAAATTCGCGATAAACCCTTTGTAGCCCCGTTCTAAAAAAATCTGAACTCTTCAAGTTTGTGTACCTGATACACCTTATGCATATGTGGTGATGCTTCTGAGTAACTTTGTTTACATTTGTTCGATTGTAACATGGTAGAATATTGTTTGTTGTAAAATGACAGTTCCCTTAATTTCTTTTATCAGGTATagtcatgaagaggaagaagaggaggaggataaTCACCGATCATTGATGCGAAGAACAACAATTGGGAATGGTCAGTGATATGGTCTGTTTGTTGATTGTTCCCTCCATGTATGTTTTTTGTTCCAGTGCTTAAAGGATTTCTATATTCTTGGCATTTGTAGGTCCTCCGGAATCATTGCATGATTGGACTCGTGGAAACGATACAGGAATATCTGATCAGGGAAGCCCTGCCCAAGTTTTCTCCAGAGGACATTGGCGCCTTGTCAGATGCCAGAATGGCAAGAACTTTCTTTGTCCCTTGCTTTGGTTTTCTGTTGTAACTGGGCTGCTTGTTCAATGGGGTGTTAAATTTGAACTTTACTTCAGGTCTCCGCATTTTTGAGGAGCTCCAAGATGTTGATTACCTTGTAAGGGCATGAACTGGTAGTTTGAATATTTTGGCTTTGACCATTCGTGCTTGATGCTTGTGTACCTTTTATAGGCAAGGAGCTGTAGCAGAGCAATGAAGGCTGTTGGAGTGGTTGAGGCTTCGTGTGAGGCTATATTTCAGCTTGTCATGAGCATGGACACCACCCGCTTTGAGTACATTTTCTGTTGTTTTGACAAATCAACTCATCAATTATGTGTTCCCTTTTTCCTTACAAATTTTTCCTTACTGTTTTTCTCTTGTTATTTAAGGTGGGACTGCAGCTTCCAGTATGGCAGTCTAGTAGAGGAGGTCGATGGCCACACAGCAATACTGTACCATAGGCTACAACTGGATTGGTTTTCAGCGTATGTTTTACCTTTTGTTAGAATCTTCTTTCTTTCTGTGCTGCATAAGTGTGAACCCATCTGAAAGATGGAAGCCAGAAGATATCTTTCTATGATTTACAAACACAGATGTCATTATCGTATATTCTTAACAGATGCCTACTTACTTTGTTGTGCAGCTGATACTTGTAACTGTTATTTACGCTAATTATGTCAATTTATTGGTCTAATTAATTGAAATGTAGCCCAGGGGAACACAAACTAATACAACTTAACATTTTCTGATAGTGTGCCTTGAATATACAGAGTAACTATTATTTTTTCATCATTAAACCATATATCTCAGTTTGATGAATTCCAGCCATTTATTTAATTACTGAAGTCATGTCTTTGATGAACATCTTAACAGGTTTACCTGGCCTCGTGATCTTTGTTATGTACGATATTGGCGGCGTAATGACGACGGAAGTTATGGTTGGTATTCTTGTAGTTTTACACATCTCATCATGTGTACATGCTCTGGACATATGTTAACCTTTTTTCATGAGTCCTATTGATGATTGCATTTTGTAATTTTCGTTTGCAGTTGTGCTGTTTCAATCCAGAGAGCACCCAAACTGTGGTCCACAACCAGGATTTGTGAGGGCACACATTGAGAGTAATGAACCGGCTCAGATGAATTCAATACATCATTTGCATGTATGTTGATTTACTGTAGGTATCAAATTTCTTATGTGTAACAGtttctttttaattttaatttaGGTGGTGGGTTCAACATTTCTCCACTGAAATCCCGTAATGGGAGAGTCCGAACACAAGTACAGCATCTTATGCAGATTGATTTGAAGGGTTGGGGGGTTGGCTACTTACCTTCATTTCAACAACATAGCCTCCTTCATATGCTGAACAGCGTTGCCGGTACAATTTTTTGTCTTTGGAGTAAACTTTTGAACAACATTTCTAAGATATTCCTATTGTTTTCTGTGCCTTAATTCCCAAGCACTAGTGCAGTCCCCAAATAAATCTGAGTGAGTCATTTGATTGGAATGGTATTATTATCTTAGGCCGCTAGTGGTGTCCAGACTTTTGGGTCATCCATTTTAAATTTTAATTGACTTGGAGTTGAGCGAGCCGTCTCTCTCACAATTATCAGATTATCAAGAACACTTGAATTTAGATCCTGCCTAAATGACGCCATGCATTCCTCCCTGCACTAATTCCTTGATGCTGTGTACGCACGTCATCATGTTAAGCATATTTTGGCACAAGGAAATGCCATTTTCTATAGTAGGACTAGTTCTTGCAGAATCAGTATTAAATTTCACGCTACAGTCAAATATTGAATATTTGTTCTAGGGTACCAATTTTCACGCTAGTGTGGATATACCACTGCTTGTCCTGTGCTAGACTGAAGTTAGATTTCTGTGATGTTATGTTTTTTTTTTACATAGGGGACATTCTAATGTATTCCATGAAACACGGTAAAGTTAGATGACAGCAAAATGTGATTTTTTTGTTAGGTTAGTGATGATTTAGGGTTTCTTTAGAGTTTAGAGAAATCTATATTACTTAATCTTTGGTTAAAAGAACTGGGAGCACACGTGCCCTGGTCCACACTATTACTTTCCCCATAATACCCCTTGTATGGATGGCTATATTTAACTTATAATCCCTGCTACTTAAGTGAGTGCAAGGTGTCAAGAAAATCTCTTCTGTCCTGGGTGAATGAAGGTGATGTTTGCGATAAATCATGTTAAGTCCATTTCCACCTTTAGGTCTTACCAGGTCATCACTGTAGGATTCCTACAGTTTTCACAGCCTTCTCATTCTGCATCATGTGGTAGACAAAAATTTGCCGGCCATGGCATCTATGGCCCCTTTCTTTATATCGAGAACCAAGAATTTAGCCTACTCCCTGTGTTCACCAATATAGGACGTTTTAGACTGACCATACAAgtctctaaaacgtcttatattaatgaACAGAGGAAGTACTATTTATTGCTTGCTAGATATTTGCAATAAGAAACTTGTGCAATGACACACAAACATCTTCCATGTATTCTGCTGTATGCTTAACTTGAATTGTTGTCTAACCCTGCAACCATTTAGCATATAATTCCCCAGATGTACCTTGGTATATGTTTTTTGAAGAGATTTCTGTATATATTTTATTGTCTCTGGTGCTACTTTGGGTACCCCTTTCACTTGTTTTTATACATTTGTGGATGTCCAACATGAATTATGATATTCTGGGTAGTTGATATATGATTTACATTTGGCCTCCTTTTTACTGCTGCCAGGGCTCAGGGAATGGTTTTCACAAAGTGATGAAAGTCAAATACTTCCTAGGATTCCTGTTATGGACAATATGGCACTATCGGTTTCTTCTAAGAAAGGCACAAAAACGCAGGATAATACTGTGCAAACCAGCCTTCCGGCGGATGAAAGTAGACATTCAACGGTTGAGGAGGAGTCTGAAGATGATGAAGAATTCCAGTTACCTGAATCTGAGCTAGAGGTTGATgacttggttataatttttttggtTCCTCTCTCCTTGCAATATTAAAATAGTCTTTTATTTTTCTATGCAGCCATCAACTCGTGAGCTTGATGCAGATGGTAAACTACTAGGTATACTGTAATTCCATCTTCAGTGAGGTTATGTATACAACAGGACTAGTTTGCATATAACATGTTTTTAATTATAGGGTTAGATGAGGAGGATTCAGGTGAGATTgatttttctggattttctggAAATTTACGCCGGGATGACCGTGATAACAGTCGTGATTGTTGGAGAATATCTGATGGAAATAACTTCAGAGTGCGAAGCAAGAACTTCATATATGATAAAAGCAAGGTTCTGATCTTTCCCAGCAGTTGACTGCACTCATCATCTTGCTAGTAACGTTCCATAGTCATTTTGGCTGTTTTCTAGACTCTGATTGTTATGAATATTTACAATTTATTTATAGGTTCCTGCTGGAAAACCTCTTATGGAGCTTGTTGCTGTTGACTGGTTTAAAGATGTGAAACGAATGGATCATGTTGCTAAAAGAAAAGGATGCGCTGTTCAAGTGAGTTCATATTTGGGGCTTGATATTATTGATCAGTCCACAGTAAAGAAAGTAAATAACCATATGGTTGTGAAACTGAATTGTTGATGTGATTAGTATGTCAAGAACAAAACATTGCAGCCTTTGATGGTTATATTGTGCATATTGTGTGCCAGGCTTGTACACGGGAGTCATTTTTAACACCAGGAGTTCTTTTTTCATCCTTTTCTATTCGGTGGCAAACGCTATTGTGGTTGCTTCTTTTTAATGAAGTAACAGATTTGCATGTTGTCGAAAAAGGTTAAAAAATAAGAACACCAAGTCAAAGAGCCATGCTTTGTTCATTACTATAATACGGTACAAATGTATACTTTTCGTATGTATATGGTAAAGATTTTCTGTTGCAGACTCTTCGTTTTGTAGATGTCTTATGTTGTCTAACCATGAATATGTTTGAAAGCATGTCACCAGTCACCTGCTAGTTGATGCTCTTCTTTATAACCTGCTAGTTGATCCTTTTCTTCTTTATAACCTTTTTGCTTCTGTTGTAGGTTGCTGCTGAGAAGGGTCTTTTTTCATTGGCAATAAATCTACAAGTAAGCATTCCTATAAAATTGCCCCCTCCCTTTTCACTATAACTGTCCACACCCTCAGCAGTCTGTTTCAGAATACCTGTGTATCGACGGAACCAAGAGTTCAGCTTATTGCATATATTCTTGCCTAAATGCTGTCAGATGGATTAAGTTTGATATAGTATGCAATATAATAGAGGTATGCATGGTCATTTCttattagggcctctttgattcacatgaTTCTGAAAATGCAGGAATATCAAAAACATAGATTGCAAAATCATGTCATCTCAAATCCTATAGGATCGAATACCACAGGAATTTCACCACAGTTTGTTTTAGTACGCCATGGGAAAAAAACATAAATATCTTTCGGACTCAGTAGATCATGGACCTTAAAGGGAGTGGCACCACATCTCCTTGCTCCTGGCACTGCCACTGATGTCTTGTACCATCATTGTTGGCCCTTGCTGTGACCCAGCTACTGTAGATGATACTGCATACCAATTTGCTGCGTACTGTTGCATATCGTATATAGTCTGTTGCTGATTAAGTTTGCTATTGCAGGTTCCTGGCACAACTAACTATAGTATGGTTTTCTACTTTGTATCAAAGAAACTGATACCGAACTCCTTGTTGCAACGCTTTGTTGATGGCGATGATGAATTCCGCAATAGTAGGTTCAAGCTGATCCCCTCTGTACCGAAGGTATGGGTCTCGCCATCCTTAACGCTCTATGAGGTTTGATGCGAAATATAAATAAGAAATGCTCTATTTGGTAGAAGAGTTGGTAGAACAGAGGGAAGGGTAAGATGTCTCTTTGACCCCTTGCTGGTGGGGTGGATTATAGTCCCTGTGTCTAACTACACATCTTGCATTTCAGGGCTCATGGATTGTCCGCCAAAGTGTTGGCAGCACCCCGTGTCTGTTAGGCAAAGCAGTTGACATCACCTATATCCGTGGCGCAAATTATTTGGAAGTAAGATTGCAGTGTATCTTCTATTTCTCCCTTGGAGTTCCTTTCTTTCCGAGTAAAAATGGGGACGCGGGTTTGCCCTATGTTTCTTAAAAGAGCAGATAAAGAACTAGAACATGGTCCGGCTGAATTGGTCGGTGTCTTACGGTACAGTATGATGATTGACTCGTGCAGATAGACGTGGACATTGGTTCGTCTACGGTGGCAAATGGAGTCTTGGGGCTTGTGTGTGGTGTGATCACAACGCTAGTTGTCGACATGGCTTTTCTTGTCCAGGTACACATACGTTTGCCATCTAAGAAATACTCTCTCAAGCTCGTCGTTGATGCAGGACTAAACCATTGGCTAAACTGACTATTGTTGGCAGGGCCACACATACGAGGAGCTCCCGGAACGACTGATTGGTGCGGTTCGGATGTCGCACATAGAACTATCATCTGCCGTTGTTCCTGTGCTTGAGGATTAACCAAATTACTACTATCGTCCATTTGGTCCAAGTGGTGCTTGCAGCGTCGGCATCCAACTCCTCTATTTCAGTCTTTGACAAGACACAAGACACAGTAGGGTATACATATATACAGGCAGGGAACCAAGCATTGGTGCTCGTGCCATGCCAACGACATACTGAACGCGAAGAAGCAATTAATTTTTATGTGTATGTAATTATGTATCGCACATCATAATTCGGCGATGTGATGGCGATCTCGTAGGTGTTAGAATTGTGTcagcaaagaaaaaaagaagatacCGAAATTAGGGCTAGGAGACTGGGCGAGGCCCAGGTGAGGGCCAGTTCAGCGCGAATAAAAAAGCCATGTGTTTGCTTTGTTTGGAACTTGTAGGAGAGGGGCTGAGATGACAGCTCCAAGTTCAAAGTTGAAAACCACACAAGCCGTTGTTCAAGTACTAATATGTAACTTGAGACTGCAATATATAAGATCATGCCACTGATTTGCGGGATGCCCACGTGGTCTATCCTTTGGAATTTGGGTTTGTTATATGAGCCGATACCGCACCAATCATTTTTTAACACCACAAGGACCACGAGGTTCTTGAACTACAACGCCTTTAGGAAGGAAACGACGCGGAAGCACCACCGTTGCCAAATTCGACCATAAAAGGCAAAATTCTAGGTTTTCACCTTGAAAAGAACAAGTGTGAGCATACCCggccgagcaatgccttcaacagcgTAACGACGCAAAAACATCGCCATTGCCAAGTATAACCAACTCGGGCCATACCTATGGTTTTCATCTCGGAGCTCGAAACCGGGTACTCGAGAAGAACCACTCGAAGTCAACATGTGTTGTTGCCAACACTTTTTTGTGATCCCAACAACTACATGCGTTAGGCTAGAAATAACACCATCATCGTTGGACAACTATTCCCTCCGCGTCAAACCATCGTTCATAGACTGAATTCACTTCCGAAGGCAAACTAACTGGAGTGAGAGTTACCAAAATCCATAAAGGAGCCTTCTGCTTGCATCTGGAGGGAGGAACCATCAACAAAGAccttttagtttttttttttgaggggtacaAAGACCTTTTAGTGATCACCGTAATCCGCGGCGAGGGGACCGCTTTAGTCCTACACGAACCAACACTGACGGTGGAGCACATCACAATTGACTGCCACCTCATCAGAGAGAGCCCTACCCAGGTCCATCGGCCCAGGGGATGCCATGGGGATGGATCTACACCTTGCAGCCGTCGTGCGCCATCACAGACATCCACCAAGCAGGGCTACGCATGACGCCCGTTATGCATGTCGTACAGCCACAACACGCTGAATAGAACCCATCGCCTGCAGATGCCACTAGCACAACAAGCACGACTTGTCCCAATCTGCCAGTGAGCCGCTTCGGGGCACCAGATCGAGATGTAGATCCAGATGTCTGATTGtttttgtgaaacattgagaaatgTTCAGATAGCTTGCACAATTTCATCGTGAAATGACATTGATGAAAAAcatggcaaaaagaaaaaaaatgaatgctcCAAAATGCGTTTAAAAATAACATTTTGGATCAttggttttgtttttttttgccacgTTTTCCACGACTGTCATCTGGTTATGAAAACTTGCAAGCTATCAAAACATTAGGCACAATGGCAGGGCACGGGAGTGAGCAATGGCTAGCAGGAGAAGAAGGTCTGGAGGTTGCCGATGGTCTGCTCACGCAGGTCCAACCAAGACCCCTGCGTCAGAACTCCAGCGTGGTGTGGATCAGCACCAGTGGCGGATCCAGGAATTCAACATTGGGTGTTCATTTTTTCTGCTTCCTAATAGAGAACCCAATTGGTTCATGGCAACAGAAATAAAATATAAAAATTGTTCAGTAGCTTGTTTTTCACAAAAGTCATTGCAGAGATTACTTTCGCAATCTGGGCTATTACTGCAGGTAGGATTAGAACCAATTTGAGAAGTTCGTAAATTGATACACTAGAACACGTTCCCCTCCCCGACGTGTTGCTGCGGCGCCGATGGCTCCCTTACCTGGCCGTGGCTCACCATTGGGCATTGGCAAAGGGTCACGCCGCCGCTTCGTCTGTGTGAAGAAGAAACTGGCTGGTGGATACGTTTTTTTATACAGAAGTGGTCGCtgctttttttttgagacaaaaagTAGTCGGTACGTGAGCCTAGCTTTTTTTTTGAGCGCACGAGACTCTAGCTGCCTAGCATATGAGTCTCGTGGGTAGACAGAAGTGCTTGCCGCCGAGCTTGGACCCGAGTGGCCAGTAGTCACCCTAGacccgctgataacccacaagtataggggaccatgacagtcttcgagggtagtatttcatccaaaatatattgattcgacacaaggggaaccaaagaatatttgtaagtattagcagttgagttgtcaattcaaccacacatggagaaataaatatttgcagcaaagtgtttagtagcacagtactaTGATAGTTTGACAACAGTGGTAATAgtaacaatagtaacggtaacagtaacaatagcaattttgtagtaattgtaaaagTAGCAGTAACGAAAATAACGAgtgaatagcataaaactaccacttttcgtgctagggttccaaaaaaccATCACTTTTTTGTTTGTGACTGATACCTACCACTTTTCTCGTTGGTTGTCTCAAAAAACCCAAATGGCCAGTTGCTAGCGTTTTAATCCGTTTTCTGACGGTTCGGGCCCGCCTGTCAGGCCACGTCAGCGCCGCGCGTGACGGCGAGGCCGTTAACGGCCGTTACTCGGACCGACCGGTGCGGTCGAACCGCACCCGCTCGCTCGGTCCCTTTCTCTCTCTGTCGGCAGCAACTCTGTCTCGCTCCTCCTTTCCCCCTTGGTGTctgtctccctctcctctcccgacgatggcggcggcgaagaagaaggacaACGGCGAGCCTTTGGGCCCTTGGGGCGTCAGCTGGCAGcgagggcggcggcgagggcggtgcTCACTCCAAGGTCAACAAGTGGCTAGGCAACGCAAGTTTCCCGACCCAGCGCTCGCCTGGGGCACCGACGCAGGAGGTCCAGATCTCGCCGGCGTTCAGCGCGGCCAGGGCAGTGGCCAAATGCATCCACGCGGATCCATAAGGCGGGCACCAGTGGGCCTCCTCACTTGGTGGCGTGGAGTAAGTTATGATGTGTTTTAGTTATCTTTGTTAGTATATTTTATGAACTAGGGTTAGGATTTGTTTCTTAGATTGTTAATGAATTTTTTTGGTATATTATTATGTATCAATTAGGGTTTAGGTTTGGATGATATGCTGTGCAATTGAAACTGTTGCATACTTTTGAACTTCAAAGTCTGAAGGAATCTGAATCtgttctttctttttttgcatagTTTGGATGATGAATTATGGGAATTGAGGCTGCATTTTCAGGGTAGAGATAACGTGGAAATGAAGTTTTCCTTATCAAAAATGAATTACCTGTTATTGTTAGCATTGATTGAACTTGAGGGCTATGGGTTGGATGCCTATCTGTCATATGTTAAGGATGAGGGTAAGGGGCTGGAGGGGATTGAGGTTTTGGACAGTGATGAGAAGGTGGAGGAGATGCTAGATTTGTTTGTTGAGAAGAAGGTATTGAACATAACAGTGAGAGAGGCTAGTGACCCAAATCCAGCAGATGCAAACATGGACCACACCTTGCTTGAAGAGCAGATTCCAATTAGTCAAGTTGGTGATCCCATTGTTTATAGTGTTTCCCAAGAAGGTGTCCTTTTCCCTGTCTCAAATTCTTCAGAGCCTCCAGTTGTGCCTGTTCAAGCATATCTTAACGCACAACAGAGCTGTATTTTCAACAAGGGAAAAGAGGCAGTGGAAATTGAGAATGTTGAagcagaagatgaagatgaagatgagttGGACAAATCCTCATCAGATTTTGAGTTTTTCAGGGGTGATTATAGAGGGAAAAAAATTTCATACAAGTCTTGGGCTAGGGGAGAAGATGAAGGTGGTGAAGGAACAAGTCAGCACTACAGGGAAGAGGAAGAGATGGCTGAGCATTGTTTTGGGGCTGCTTCTGAACCCTCAGAGTTTTGGTAGGAGCAAAATGgttctgaagaagatgatgaagaagaagctacAGATCATGTGAAAAGCGTGGCACAAAAATTGATACCTATGAGGAAACAAGGCCCAACAAGCAGATCACATAAAGTTTGAAGATTTCATGCCAGAAGCTGATGAGTACTGCTTTCCAGGTGATGAAGGCATttctgatgaagaagatgatgcacCTAGGTTGCTTTGTGGTAGGAAGagaaaattgaagaagaagaaggagagagtATGGTATGATGCCTCTAGGCCTGATGCACATGAACAATTTAGGATTCATTTATGCTTTCTGAATGTGGTAGAGTTCAGAGAAGCATTGAGAAACTACCATGTTAGGACACTAAGGAACTTTGAGTACCATAGGAATGATCCAAGTAGGATCATATCCTGGTGCTCAGATAGAAAGCATGCATGGTTGTGACTTTTATATTACTGCTTCTAAGATTGCCCATGAGTCAACCTTTAGCATCAAGAAGATGAATCTTGACCACACCTGTGGAGCAAGTGGAGAGAACACAAAGGTTACCATGAAGTGGGTTGCAAAGGCTGTTGAGGATACTGTAAGATCCAATCCTGGTGCAGGTGTTGATACTATACTGAGTTATACAAAAAAGAAATTTGGAGTACATGTACCAAAAAGTTTGGCCTACAGGGCAAGGAGGCTTGCAGTTGATGTTGTGCAAGGGGATCACAAGACACAATACTACAGGTTGAGAGACTATCTGCAGTGTGTTTTGGATACAAACCCTGGTAGTAGGTGTGTTGTGACAACAAAGGAATTTGAACTCAACCAGAACCTACCCCAAGGTTTCATTACATGTTTTGCTATCTGTTTGCTTGTAAGGAGGGGTTCCTAAATGGTTGCAGGCCTTTCATAGGTAAATATAGTCTGTATAGTGCTTAAATAGGGATTGCATAACAGTTGCTGCTTACTAATGGCTTAAAATGCAGGTCTTGATGGATGCTTCA
It contains:
- the LOC119336588 gene encoding protein ENHANCED DISEASE RESISTANCE 2-like, yielding MSSSSSTVVYEGWMVRHGRRKIGRSFIHMRYFVLETRLLSYFKRKPQHKMPKLPIKSLHIDGNCRVEDRGLKMHHGHMLYVLSVYNKREKHHRITMAAFNIQEALIWKEKIEMVIDQQQGVVSPDGNTAFSSSQQNTSVENGRKSSSSDRDSQYSHEEEEEEEDNHRSLMRRTTIGNGPPESLHDWTRGNDTGISDQGSPAQVFSRGHWRLVRCQNGLRIFEELQDVDYLARSCSRAMKAVGVVEASCEAIFQLVMSMDTTRFEWDCSFQYGSLVEEVDGHTAILYHRLQLDWFSAFTWPRDLCYVRYWRRNDDGSYVVLFQSREHPNCGPQPGFVRAHIESGGFNISPLKSRNGRVRTQVQHLMQIDLKGWGVGYLPSFQQHSLLHMLNSVAGLREWFSQSDESQILPRIPVMDNMALSVSSKKGTKTQDNTVQTSLPADESRHSTVEEESEDDEEFQLPESELEPSTRELDADGKLLGLDEEDSGEIDFSGFSGNLRRDDRDNSRDCWRISDGNNFRVRSKNFIYDKSKVPAGKPLMELVAVDWFKDVKRMDHVAKRKGCAVQVAAEKGLFSLAINLQVPGTTNYSMVFYFVSKKLIPNSLLQRFVDGDDEFRNSRFKLIPSVPKGSWIVRQSVGSTPCLLGKAVDITYIRGANYLEIDVDIGSSTVANGVLGLVCGVITTLVVDMAFLVQGHTYEELPERLIGAVRMSHIELSSAVVPVLED